A stretch of the Perca fluviatilis chromosome 17, GENO_Pfluv_1.0, whole genome shotgun sequence genome encodes the following:
- the LOC120545180 gene encoding uncharacterized protein LOC120545180, with protein sequence MDQAEDLETLGEKLYALIYPKHAENAGKLTGMLLELPGPVLSQMLRDKATLNAAVEKALRALQLAQEPSKVTCKDEDDVSVSSDSLGEQLFELVNVYNTGHSQKITGMLLEQHKEAVLNLLSDPTLLEEQVNFALKTLKEQNMEEMDISDLSDADDTERLGEKIFSLVEELDPLHANDITGMLLEMDPAALQQLLSDHTVLEVAVQKAQAALDTHNQTLST encoded by the exons ATGGATCAAGCAGAAGATCTGGAGACACTTGGTGAGAAACTGTACGCTCTGATTTACCCCAAACACGCAGAGAATGCTGGGAAACTCACAG GGATGCTTCTGGAGCTGCCAGGTCCTGTTCTGAGTCAGATGCTGCGGGACAAGGCCACGCTGAACGCAGCCGTGGAGAAAGCCCTCCGAGCCCTGCAGCTGGCGCAGGAGCCCAG CAAGGTAACATGTAAGGACGAGGatgatgtgtctgtgtcctctgactctctggGGGAGCAGCTGTTTGAGCTGGTGAATGTTTACAACACTGGCCACTCACAGAAAATTACAG gaatGCTTCTGGAGCAGCACAAAGAGGCAGTTTTAAACCTTCTTTCAGATCCAACTCTGCTGGAAGAGCAGGTGAACTTCGCCCTAAAGACACTTAAGGA ACAGAACATGGAGGAGATGGACATTAGTGATTTGTCAGACGCCGACGACACAGAGAGGCTGGGAGAGAAGATCTTCTCACTGGTGGAAGAGCTGGATCCACTTCATGCAAATGATATTACAG GTATGCTACTGGAGATGGACCCAGCTGCTCTCCAACAGCTGCTCAGTGACCACACGGTGCTGGAGGTTGCTGTTCAGAAAGCACAAGCAGCACTGGACACACATAATCAAACTCTCTCTACTTAA
- the rpl28 gene encoding 60S ribosomal protein L28: MSSHLQWMVIRNCSSFLIKRNGQTYSTEPNNLKSRNSFRFNGLVHKKTVGVQPAADGKGVVVVLKKRAGQHKPASSYEKITINKNSRATLNSVRHIISKSKYRKDLRMAALRRASAILKSQKPVVVKKKRTRAAKTA; this comes from the exons ATGTCGTCCCATTTGCAGTGGATGGTCATCAGGAACTGCTCCAGCTTCCTCATCAAGAGGAACGGACAGACCTACAGCACT GAGCCCAACAACCTGAAGTCCAGGAACTCTTTCCGCTTCAATGGTTTGGTGCACAAGAAGACTGTAGGTGTGCAGCCAGCGGCCGATGGCAAGGGAGTCGTCGTCGTGCTGAAGAAGCGTGCAG GCCAGCACAAACCTGCAAGCTCTTACGAGAAGATTACCATCAACAAGAACTCTCGCGCCACCCTCAACAGCGTGAGGCACATCATTAGCAAGAGCAAGTACAGGAAGGACCTGCGCATG GCTGCCCTGCGTCGTGCCAGTGCCATTCTGAAGAGCCAGAAGCCTGTTGTGGTTAAGAAGAAGCGCACCAGGGCTGCCAAGACAGCATAA
- the sec16a gene encoding LOW QUALITY PROTEIN: protein transport protein Sec16A (The sequence of the model RefSeq protein was modified relative to this genomic sequence to represent the inferred CDS: deleted 1 base in 1 codon), which translates to MQPPPRTGPPGASGPPPSGPYMFRRTRPHKHTAAATATMPPATQPMMDPFAFVRAPPPMAAGGLPTISNSSPPPMQAPPNTMYSQAGSGLPPQPQTLEDVPAAPPGLPPSSLPGVTLFNPHSTASPGVHPAPGPAGYASSHSEQGYFNSTEQTPSMATESPPVASAPAPGQALFNQEFQGPPPPQPVPFQPVPPTTSYSQWAPDNGSRPPSVQNYFQPTSDPLPQPFNLPPQPQMYPSHTPSPHHNTPTPPTQPGHHQIQAPLPPQNPANVPSSQWADPNAPQQHNSHFQTQSYFSQSSAPHGAWFNIPPQDSGYHQMGTGLAHPQPQPDSAGSQHMSNTGPGPSPAPAPVSVPYSQEGGAALIFLKKKKGKKKKKTGEKKKKKFFLFLFSFSPPPPPPPPHGFFFFFFFFSSPFFFFPPPPPPNDNNHAPQESIQNVPDSQYDHVENLECVPNQEVLPSEIHGSPAATAAHGVDQFETGPNLETPDSIPRPIRSASVSSNYSNMSHGSGSGPRRHQGVVSTFIQQESPRLTDDANLSAAAGGYFEQIDTSPAGDMGAQQSSLEQMWPPTPSPPKPTGIFQASANSSFEPVRSHGVGVRPAEVDRAKMVAEGGADSTPGNLEQPPDNMENIFGPGHPLPAGAAGGVPHLPHPVVHTHSRPSSRAFGASRPCESPATTLWAQHDPASLGANILLAPAAPTVLAPLREPSADVIQPPEDVPLDLQPSQRIQPTSQQHSENLENPPKVSEAEPIDPQGNLGYASLLVSDSLHQPVLIAPPVSNYNVIPHSAPAQPPTQSNLRETTPPVRLLAQGHGASTSQPPSVTSNQNPVFSPGPISFNPSASNQGPLNLTRDNIEAATSDITAPPQSQTVRPPFSRGQSLGGDSHSALQVNSQASLVTAPLSNHNQPSNYELLDYSMHQSQAQIQASGHPSSLHESPQPSNGFYLQVTKDAQQGVRARGNVPVQTLDSSSTPQVPPAPSQAAANIQPPQAEPPKTSDSQNALPGQNYASLVPVSGPQPSRDQYPPPAQGPAAGSAPPSAAYPPGPQGPVPPGASQPAPAEPPRPPSSAGSQQGFGPPPPVPGQMYGGYYGNYGEYPDGRAPYPPGQYPPPPGDPRAQQYYQDGSYRGRADPWYGRYEGQTPAYRDPNYQYREPQPERPSSRASQYSDRPSSRQGYPDDYHRANQSAYNEYYADYAKHYYYPGYNYGQYDPRYGGYYDQSYWANYDYYNQQPYPARKEGYDDQWRYYPGYDASFDDDFRRRGEPYADEFDRRSVHSEQSAHSVHSSQSHNSRRSSFSSRSQQSQVYRSQPDLVSAVYDTTSSTLAVDYTNQTDATQNYSQYLYPSEYNRDSTWIAPDQPPPRPATPEKFTIPHRCARFGPCGHLIQVLPNLPSAGQPALVDIHNMETMLQDTPEQAELRAFPGPLVREETHKVDVIKFSQNKALECSRDNNLLDKDSARLLWEFIMLLCRQNGTVVGTDIADLLMKEHRSVWLPGKSPNEANLIDFNNEPLARAEEEPGAGPLSLLSDTFMTVPENLGKETERFRELLLFGRKKDALEAAMKGGLWGHALLLASKMDNRTHARVMTRFANSLPINDPLQTVYQLMSGRMPASATCCGEEKWGDWRPHLAMVLSNLTHTLDLDTRTITTMGDTLASKGLIDAAHFCYLMAQVGLGVYTKKSTKMVLIGSNHSLPFYQCATNEAIQRTEAYEYAQSLGSQPCSLPNFQVFKLIYACRLAEVGLSAQAFHYCEVISKNVLMQPSYYSPIFISQIIQMSEKLRFFDPQLKEKPEQELFNEPEWLTHLRQLDGQIRTGVITYNEDRATPSQFDCSSPSSDLDQPRSPEPYSMPVELDGPTPDNPLMSSLLPGSAPQGVQLMPPAPTSILQDGMAPSQPLSSSDVPQFYPVPPRGPPGQMPISGYPPQDPGFAPPPFQHQLEQTEMYPGAHQQPCPPPSQVGQMSPQMSPLQGPHSPAQLNYPPPQMSQHMPPSPGHMPFGDRMPHAPPEMHPAQPISSSPTRSSFTPQMDLYDQMANMGPGRRTRTASQSSMNMASGRRSRTTSESSTHSGGRERSNSAVKQASPPPPSIPEQPCIEEAKKVKKDSPKKGGGGGGVGGWITRIWKGKNEAHLPDDKNKSIVWDEKKQRWVDLNEPEEESKPLPPPPPGPGFPKMPQMPVPGGLAALQGNGPPVNMFSRRAGTKGRYVDVLNPSRIAKPSGSAPAPADIFAPLAPMPMTGNLFVPSSAPDDQQPLEASEGGNQQQNSPNTSAAPQMFNPTLLPPAPEGAPVPDGSHSGELSRSSSMSSLSREVSQHLNQSLPAQATAPAGGVTFYNPAQFAQTSAPSGGGHRPGRLGGQRQYPVLK; encoded by the exons ATGCAGCCCCCTCCTCGGACTGGACCTCCAGGTGCCTCTGGCCCACCTCCTTCTGGGCCCTATATGTTCCGCAGGACCAGGCCTCACAAGCATACAGCAGCAGCTACTGCCACAATGCCACCTGCTACTCAACCCATGATGGACCCTTTTGCTTTTGTTAGAGCTCCTCCCCCTATGGCTGCAGGTGGTCTCCCAACAATATCCAACAGCAGCCCTCCACCAATGCAAGCCCCACCTAACACCATGTACTCTCAAGCTGGCTCAGGGCTGCCTCCACAACCACAGACACTGGAAGATGTCCCAGCTGCTCCCCCTGGTCTCCCACCATCCTCTCTACCGGGGGTGACACTGTTCAACCCTCACAGTACAGCATCCCCTGGTGTTCACCCAGCACCTGGTCCTGCAGGATATGCATCCTCACATAGTGAACagggctattttaattcaacAGAACAGACCCCCTCCATGGCCACAGAATCACCACCTGTGGCCTCAGCCCCAGCACCGGGTCAGGCACTGTTTAACCAGGAATTTCAAGGACcgcctcctcctcagcctgtgCCCTTCCAGCCTGTGCCTCCCACCACCTCCTATTCTCAGTGGGCCCCTGATAACGGAAGTCGCCCTCCATCAGTTCAGAACTATTTCCAGCCTACTAGTGACCCTCTGCCACAGCCTTTTAATTTACCTCCGCAGCCCCAGATGTACCCCTCCCATACCCCATCACCCCATCacaacacccccacccctccaacACAACCTGGACATCACCAGATTCaagctcctcttcctccccagaACCCTGCAAATGTCCCTAGTTCTCAATGGGCTGACCCAAACGCACCCCAGCAGCATAATTCCCACTTCCAAACTCAGAGCTACTTCAGTCAGAGCTCTGCCCCCCACGGCGCATGGTTCAACATACCTCCACAAGACTCAGGCTACCACCAAATGGGGACTGGCCTGGCCCATCCTCAGCCCCAGCCTGACTCTGCTGGATCTCAACACATGTCCAACACTGGGCCTGGGCCTAGTCCTGCCCCTGCCCCAGTCTCAGTACCATACTCTCAGGAGGGGGGGGcggctttaatttttttaaaaaaaaaaaaagggaaaaaaaaaaaaaaaacgggggaaaaaaaaaaaaaaaaattttttttgtttcttttctctttttcc cccccccccccacccccccccccccatggttttttttttttttttttttttttttcctccccttttttcttttttcccccccccccccccccgaatgATAACAACCATGCACCACAGGAAAGTATCCAGAATGTCCCTGATTCCCAGTACGACCATGTGGAGAATTTGGAGTGTGTCCCGAACCAGGAAGTATTACCCAGTGAAATCCATGGCAGCCCTGCTGCTACTGCAGCCCATGGAGTAGACCAGTTTGAAACGGGGCCTAACCTGGAGACTCCAGATTCTATTCCAAGACCAATTAGATCAGCCAGTGTGTCCTCCAACTATAGTAATATGAGCCATGGAAGTGGAAGTGGCCCTCGTCGGCATCAGGGAGTAGTAAGTACCTTTATTCAGCAGGAAAGTCCACGTCTCACTGATGATGCTAACCTGTCTGCTGCCGCTGGAGGCTACTTTGAGCAGATTGACACTTCTCCAGCTGGAGATATGGGTGCGCAGCAGAGTTCCCTGGAGCAGATGTGGCCTCCCACACCTAGCCCTCCCAAACCAACTGGTATCTTTCAGGCCAGTGCTAACAGCTCTTTTGAGCCAGTGCGCTCACATGGGGTTGGGGTGCGTCCTGCTGAAGTTGATAGGGCTAAAATGGTAGCAGAAGGGGGCGCAGATTCTACACCTGGCAACCTGGAGCAGCCACCAGATAATATGGAAAATATTTTTGGGCCAGGACACCCCTTGCCTGCCGGGGCTGCAGGTGGTGTTCCTCATCTGCCACACCCAGTGGTTCATACTCACTCTCGACCTTCATCCCGTGCTTTTGGGGCCAGTCGGCCCTGCGAGAGCCCTGCCACTACTCTGTGGGCTCAGCATGATCCTGCGAGCTTGGGCGCTAACATCCTCCTAGCCCCTGCTGCCCCGACAGTTCTTGCTCCTTTACGAGAGCCCAGTGCTGATGTCATCCAACCTCCAGAGGATGTCCCACTGGACCTGCAGCCCTCCCAGAGAATCCAGCCAACTTCACAGCAACACTCAGAGAACCTAGAGAACCCACCAAAGGTGAGTGAGGCAGAGCCAATTGACCCTCAAGGCAACCTGGGCTATGCATCTCTCCTTGTGTCCGACTCGCTACACCAGCCTGTTTTAATTGCCCCGCCAGTTTCCAATTACAATGTGATTCCCCACAGTGCCCCTGCTCAACCACCCACTCAAAGTAACCTTAGGGAAACTACCCCCCCTGTAAGACTACTTGCACAGGGACATGGTGCCAGTACCTCCCAACCACCTTCAGTAACCTCTAATCAGAATCCAGTGTTTTCTCCTGGACCTATAAGCTTCAATCCTTCAGCCTCTAACCAGGGCCCGCTCAATCTGACCCGAGACAACATAGAAGCAGCAACATCAGACATCACAGCTCCGCCGCAGTCTCAGACAGTCCGCCCTCCTTTTTCAAGGGGCCAATCACTGGGTGGAGACAGCCACTCTGCTCTCCAAGTTAATTCACAAGCTTCTCTCGTGACTGCTCCTCTCTCTAATCATAATCAGCCATCAAATTATGAACTGCTTGATTATTCTATGCACCAATCACAAGCTCAAATCCAAGCATCTGGCCATCCTTCCTCTCTACATGAGTCTCCACAGCCTAGTAATGGATTTTACCTACAGGTCACCAAAGACGCTCAGCAGGGGGTAAGAGCGAGAGGGAATGTCCCTGTCCAGACCCTGGACTCTTCATCTACCCCACAGGTACCACCAGCACCCTCCCAAGCAGCTGCAAACATCCAGCCGCCACAAGCTGAACCTCCTAAGACATCAGATTCTCAGAATGCACTGCCGGGGCAAAATTATGCTTCTCTTGTTCCGGTGAGTGGACCACAACCCTCCCGTGACCAGTATCCACCTCCAGCACAGGGGCCTGCTGCAGGGAGTGCTCCTCCTTCTGCTGCATACCCTCCAGGGCCTCAAGGACCAGTACCTCCAGGAGCTTCCCAGCCAGCTCCTGCAGAGCCACCTCGACCACCTTCTTCTGCAGGCAGTCAGCAAGGCTTTGGGCCCCCTCCTCCGGTGCCAGGGCAGATGTATGGTGGCTATTATGGTAATTATGGAGAATACCCGGATGGCAGAGCACCTTATCCTCCTGGCCAGTACCCACCTCCACCTGGGGACCCTAGAGCACAGCAATATTATCAA GATGGTTCATACAGGGGCAGAGCAGATCCTTGGTACGGCAGATATGAAGGACAGACCCCAGCGTATCGTGATCCAAACTACCAGTACAGAGAGCCTCAGCCAGAACGACCCAGCTCCAGGGCTAGTCAGTACTCTGACAGGCCCTCATCCAG GCAAGGCTATCCTGATGATTACCACAGAGCAAACCAAAGTGCCTATAATGAATATTATGCAGATTATGCCAAGCACTATTATTATCCAG GCTATAACTATGGACAGTATGACCCGCGGTACGGAGGATACTATGATCAGTCCTACTGGGCTAATTATGACTACTATAATCAACAGCCGTATCCTGCCAG GAAAGAGGGCTATGATGATCAGTGGCGGTACTATCCTGGTTATGATGCCAGTTTTGATGATGATTTCCGTCGACGTGGAGAGCCGTACGCTGATGAGTTTGACCGACGCAGTGTCCACAGTGAGCAGTCGGCACATAGTGTGCACAGCTCTCAGAGCCACAACAGCAGGCGAAGCAGCTTCAGCTCACGGTCACAACAG AGCCAGGTATACAGAAGCCAGCCTGACTTAGTATCAGCAGTCTATGACACCACATCATCCACTTTGGCTGTGGACTACACGAACCAGACTGATGCTACCCAGAACTACAGCCAGTACCTCTATCCCTCTGAGTACAACAGAGACAGCACCTGGATCGCCCCTGATCAAC CGCCTCCTCGTCCTGCAACTCCAGAGAAGTTCACCATACCCCACCGTTGTGCACGCTTTGGACCTTGTGGTCATCTGATCCAAGTTCTTCCCAATCTCCCCTCAGCTGGACAGCCTGCTCTCGTTGATATCCACAACATGGAG ACCATGCTGCAGGATACCCCAGAACAGGCAGAACTACGAGCTTTCCCTGGACCTCTTGTTAG AGAGGAGACCCATAAGGTGGACGTGATAAAGTTCTCCCAGAACAAAGCGCTAGAGTGTTCCCGTGACAACAACCTCTTGGACAAGGACTCTGCCCGCCTGCTCTGGGAATTCATTATGCTGCTCTGTAGACAGAACGGG ACTGTGGTCGGCACGGACATCGCTGACCTCTTGATGAAGGAGCATCGCTCTGTCTGGCTACCGGGGAAAAGTCCTAATGAAGCCAACTTAATTGATTTTAACAATGAACCGCTGGCACGAGCGGAGGAAGAGCCAGGAGCTGGACCACTGTCCCTCCTATCTGACACCTTCATGACTGTCCCAGAGAACCTTGGCAAGGAAACCGAACGCTTCAGGGAGCTGCTACTGTTTGGTCGCAAGAAG GATGCGCTAGAGGCAGCTATGAAGGGAGGTCTCTGGGGCCACGCCCTGCTGTTGGCCAGTAAGATGGACAACAGGACACATGCACGTGTCATGACAAG GTTTGCCAATAGTTTGCCCATCAATGACCCTCTCCAGACAGTGTACCAGCTGATGTCGGGGAGGATGCCTGCATCAGCCACT TGCTGCGGAGAGGAGAAGTGGGGTGACTGGCGCCCTCACCTGGCCATGGTGCTGTCtaacctcacacacactctggacCTGGATACTCGCACAATCACCACCATGGGTGACACTCTCG CTTCCAAGGGGCTGATTGATGCTGCACATTTCTGCTACTTGATGGCCCAAGTTGGTCTGGGAGTGTACACAAAGAAGAGTACCAAGATGGTTCTGATTGGCTCCAACCATAG TTTGCCATTTTACCAATGTGCGACAAATGAAGCTATCCAGAGGACTGAGGCCTATGAGTATGCTCAATCTCTGGGCTCCCAGCCATGCTCACTACCCAATTTCCAG GTGTTCAAGTTGATCTATGCATGCCGTTTGGCTGAAGTAGGCCTCAGTGCTCAGGCCTTCCACTACTGTGAAGTTATTTCTAAGAATGTCCTCATGCAGCCATCCTATTACTCTCCTATTTTCATAAGCCAAATTATACAG ATGTCGGAAAAGCTGAGATTCTTTGATCCACAACTGAAGGAGAAGCCAGAGCAGGAGTTGTTTAATGAGCCTGAATGGCTGACCCACCTTAGACAGCTGGATGGACAGATAAGG acgGGGGTGATTACATACAATGAAGACAGAGCAACTCCTTCACAGTTCGACTGCAGCAGCCCCAGCTCTGACTTGGACCAGCCCAGATCACCTGAACCTTACAGCATGCCTGTGGAGTTGGATGGCCCCACCCCTGACAACCCACTAATGAGCTCATTACTGCCCGGGTCTGCGCCGCAGGGAGTACAGCTGATgcctccag CTCCCAcctctatcctccaagatggGATGGCCCCTTCTCAGCCTTTAAGCTCCAGTGATGTGCCCCAGTTCTACCCAGTACCCCCCAGGGGACCACCAGGTCAGATGCCCATCTCAGGCTACCCTCCTCAGGATCCTGGTTTCGCCCCTCCTCCCTTCCAACATCAACTTGAGCAGACAGAGATGTACCCAGGAGCCCATCAGCAGCCGTGTCCCCCACCTTCTCAAGTGGGTCAAATGTCACCACAAATGTCCCCTCTTCAGGGGCCACATTCACCTGCACAGTTGAACTACCCACCACCCCAGATGTCCCAGCACATGCCCCCTTCTCCCGGGCACATGCCATTTGGAGATCGCATGCCCCACGCCCCACCAGAGATGCACCCTGCTCAACCAATATCATCCTCCCCAACCAGGAGCTCCTTCACACCACAGATGGACTTGTATGACCAAATGGCTAACATG GGTCCTGGAAGGAGAACAAGGACTGCTTCGCAATCTTCAATGAATATG GCTTCAGGACGTCGCTCTCGCACCACCTCTGAATCCTCCACTCACTCTGGCGGAAGAGAGAGGAGCAACTCAGCTGTCAAGCAGgcctctccacctccaccttcaATTCCTGAACAGCCCTGCATAGAAGAGGCCAAGAAAGTCAAGAAAGACTCCCCGAAAAAG ggtggtggtggtggtggagttGGTGGCTGGATAACTCGGATCTGGAAGGGGAAGAATGAGGCTCACTTGCcagatgacaaaaacaaatct aTTGTGTGGGATGAAAAGAAGCAGAGATGGGTCGACTTGAACGAGCCTGAAGAGGAG AGTAAGCCCcttccaccacctcctcctggCCCTGGCTTCCCCAAGATGCCTCAGATGCCTGTCCCTGGAGGGCTCGCCGCACTCCAGGGTAATGGTCCTCCTGTCAACATGTTCTCCAGGAGGGCAG GCACGAAGGGCAGATATGTGGATGTTCTGAACCCCAGTAGAATTGCTAAACCGAGCGGGTCAGCCCCTGCTCCTGCAGACATCTTCGCTCCTTTGGCACCAATGCCCATGACCGGTAACCTATTTGTGCCTAGTTCAG CTCCCGACGATCAACAACCTTTAGAGGCCAGCGAAGGAGGAAATCAGCAGCAGAATTCACCAAATACCAGTGCTGCTCCACAG ATGTTCAACCCAACGTTGTTACCACCTGCCCCAGAAGGTGCTCCTGTGCCCGATGGCTCACACTCTGGGGAG CTCTCGCGTTCTAGCTCAATGAGTTCTTTATCACGCGAAGTGAGTCAGCATTTAAACCAG AGTCTACCTGCCCAGGCAACTGCACCCGCTGGAGGCGTCACCTTTTATAACCCTGCACAGTTTGCACAG ACGAGTGCACCATCGGGAGGTGGACACCGCCCCGGACGTTTGGGCGGTCAGCGCCAGTACCCGGTGTTGAAATAA